Proteins co-encoded in one Salarias fasciatus chromosome 4, fSalaFa1.1, whole genome shotgun sequence genomic window:
- the med25 gene encoding mediator of RNA polymerase II transcription subunit 25 isoform X1 yields MMTGPALMEPSSKPGSSQVSDVVFVIEGTANLGPYFESLRKNYILPAIEYFNGGAPAETDFGGDYGGTQYGLVVFNTVDCAPESYVQCHAPTSSAFEFVSWIDSIQFMGGGAESCSLIAEGLSVALQLFDDFKKMREQIGQTHKVCVLLCNSPPYLLPAVESVTYTGYTADNLVKIIRDRGIHFSVVAPRKLPALRALFERASPVGGAVEPLPDYSQDPFHMVLVRGISLPVPAGGGSVPLKPVLPPQPVSQQVVGPSQPAPPINPAHPYHQNPPPPTAAQIAAQMAVDAANIQKSRFPGMGNQVPPFSGQPAIPSVAGVKHGQPSISTVTTASQSLLAQQVPPGQQQPVPAPGQPPAAQQLQQAQQVAPPQAAANQPTAAAAQAGMAGVAGVAGAQGNSNAIGQAQGVANKIVAWTGVLEWQEKPKASSMDSNTKLTRSLPCQVHVNQGENLNTDQWPQKLIMQLIPQQLLTTLGHLFRNSRMVQFLFTNKDMESLKGLYRIMANGFAGCVHFPHTTSPCEVRVLMLLYSSKKRIFMGLIPNDQSGFVNGIRQVITNHKQVQQHRAQLGGAGGPMQQGQVPPNQNFINRAPGPIPVSHGNVQSQSVVVGMPPVSQVSLMEEQQRQNNLMTMRAAGPTNQQPPVSGAPPNQVAQSGQAPPQGQILRLSNPGANPQLRSLLLSQQQPQGGVSHMSGMMSHQGLGQQLVHQAPGAAQMQGQWRQPLAGQMMMAGGQRSAVPQPGMPQVSSVMEDEILMDLI; encoded by the exons ATGATGACGG GTCCGGCCCTCATGGAGCCGTCCTCCAAGCCCGGGTCCAGCCAGGTGTCTGACGTGGTGTTTGTCATCGAAGGGACGGCAAACCTGGGGCCGTACTTCGAATCGCTGAGGAAGAACTACATCCTTCCAGCGATCGA GTATTTCAATGGAGGagctccagcagaaacagattTCGGTGGAGAT TATGGAGGGACGCAGTACGGCCTGGTGGTCTTCAACACGGTGGACTGCGCTCCAGAGTCGTACGTCCAGTGCCACGCTCCGACCAGCTCCGCCTTCGAGTTCGTCTCGTGGATCGACAGCATCCA GTTCatgggaggaggagcggagagctgcagcctcatCGCAGAGGGCCTCTCTGTGGCCTTGCAGCTGTTTGATGACTTTAAGAAGATGAGGGAGCAAAT aggtcagactcacaaggtgtgtgtgctgctgtgtaaCTCGCCGCCGTACCTGCTCCCGGCTGTGGAGAGCGTCACCTACACCGGCTACACCGCAGACAACCTGGTCAAGATCATCAGGGAT AGAGGAATCCACTTCTCCGTGGTGGCTCCCCGGAAGCTTCCGGCTCTCAGAGCTCTGTTCGAACGGGCCTCTCCCGTCGGGGGCGCCGTCGAGCCGCTGCCCGACTACAGCCAGGATCCTTTCCACATGGTTCTCGTCAGAGGGATCTCGCTTCCCG tccctgcaggtggaggctctgTCCCGCTCAAGCCGGTGCTCCCCCCTCAGCCCGTCAGCCAGCAGGTGGTGGGGCCGTCGCAGCCGGCTCCGCCCATCAACCCCGCCCACCCCTACCACCAG AACCCGCCCCCCCCGACCGCGGCTCAGATCGCCGCGCAGATGGCCGTGGACGCCGCCAACATCCAGAAGAGTCGCT TCCCCGGCATGGGGAACCAGGTTCCGCCGTTCAGCGGCCAGCCCGCCATCCCGTCGGTGGCCGGCGTGAAGCACGGCCAGCCCAGCATCTCCACCGTCACCACGGCCTCCCAGTCCCTGCTGGCCCAGCAGGTCCCTCCCGGCCAGCAGCAGCCGGTCCCGGCGCCGGGGCAGCCGCCGGCcgcccagcagctccagcaggcccagcaggtggcgccgcCGCAGGCCGCCGCCAACCAGCCCACGGCGGCCGCGGCTCAGGCCGGCATG GCCGGAGTGGCGGGAGTGGCCGGAGCTCAGGGCAACAGCAACGCCATCGGACAAGCTCAAGGCGTGGCCAACAAGATCGTGGCCTGGACCGGCGTTCTGGAGTGGCAGGAG AAGCCCAAAGCCTCGTCGATGGACTCCAACACCAAACTGACCCGCTCGCTGCCCTGTCAAGTCCACGTCAACCAAGGAGAGAATCT AAACACAGACCAGTGGCCTCAGAAGCTCATCATGCAGCTCATcccccagcagctgctg ACGACCTTAGGTCACCTCTTCAGAAACTCCCGAATGGTCCAGTTTCTCTTCACCAACAAGGACATGGAGTCGCTGAAGGGGCTGTACCGCATCATGGCCAACGGTTTC GCCGGCTGCGTCCACTTCCCCCACACCACGTCCCCCTGCGAGGTGCGCGTCCTCATGCTGCTGTACTCGTCCAAGAAGCGGATCTTCATGGGCCTGATCCCCAACGACCAGAGCGGCTTCGTCAACGGCATCCGGCAGGTCATCACCAACCACAAGCAGGTGCAGCAGCACCGGGCG cagctgggcgGAGCAGGCGGCCCCATGCAGCAGGGCCAGGTCCCCCCGAACCAGAACTTCATCAACAGGGCTCCGGGCCCCATCCCCGTTTCCCACGGCAACGTCCAGTCGCag TCTGTGGTGGTGGGCATGCCCCCCGTTAGTCAGGTGTctctgatggaggagcagcagaggcagaacaACCTG ATGACGATGCGAGCCGCCGGGCCGACCAATCAGCAGCCTCCGGTCAGCGGCGCTCCGCCCAACCAGGTGGCGCAGAGCGGCCAGGCCCCGCCCCAGGGCCAGATCCTCCGCCTGTCCAACCCGGGAGCCAATCCTCAGCTGCGGAGCCTCctcctcagccagcagcagccg cagggcgGAGTCTCCCACATGTCGGGCATGATGTCCCACCAGGGACTGGGACAGCAGCTGGTCCACCAGGCGCCGGGCGCCGCCCAGATGCAGGGCCAGTGGAGGCAGCCTCTGGCAG GTCAGATGATGATGgccgggggtcagaggtcggccgTGCCGCAGCCCGGGATGCCGCAGGTCTCCAGCGTGATGGAGGACGAGATCCTCATGGACCTCATCTGA